From a region of the Coprococcus comes ATCC 27758 genome:
- a CDS encoding LysR family transcriptional regulator translates to MNWNQLQYVITIAEEKSITKAAQKLYISQPSLSLSIQALEKETGIPLFERNRGEMKLTYAGSLFYEWAISTLHSHTQLEWKLGDIVSGSRTLIRLGLSPHRSERLLAPVLERFYSMYENCDIQIIEQPTYILRQMLEEDKLDLILDISSPDTINYESELLVKESFVLAIPDSLCPFSDPSQKEEDISATPQIHLPALSAIPFILLSEDHDLGKISRKICETAAFHPNIRCICTSSNTAFSLARRGMGATFLPEIYARTTSFPNIHFFTPDHFHDTRDICAVYRKNIYHHAQFQALLALLREIVPAIYRAA, encoded by the coding sequence ATGAACTGGAATCAGCTGCAATATGTCATCACCATTGCCGAAGAAAAAAGTATCACCAAAGCGGCGCAGAAGCTTTATATTTCCCAGCCTTCCCTTTCCTTAAGCATTCAGGCTCTGGAAAAAGAAACCGGAATCCCTCTTTTTGAGCGGAACCGTGGCGAGATGAAGCTTACCTATGCAGGCTCCCTTTTCTATGAATGGGCAATTTCTACCCTCCACTCTCATACCCAGTTGGAATGGAAGCTTGGTGATATCGTTTCCGGCTCCCGGACACTGATCCGGCTGGGTCTCAGTCCCCACCGAAGTGAACGGCTTCTGGCACCGGTTCTGGAACGCTTTTATTCCATGTATGAGAACTGTGATATCCAGATCATTGAGCAGCCGACCTATATCCTGCGGCAGATGCTGGAAGAGGACAAGCTGGATCTGATTCTCGATATTTCCAGCCCGGACACTATCAATTATGAGAGTGAGCTTCTGGTAAAGGAAAGTTTTGTCCTGGCAATCCCTGACTCTCTGTGTCCTTTTTCCGATCCATCACAAAAAGAGGAGGACATCTCTGCCACTCCCCAAATTCATTTGCCTGCGTTATCTGCAATTCCATTTATTCTGCTTTCAGAGGATCACGATCTCGGAAAGATCAGCCGCAAGATCTGCGAGACTGCCGCTTTCCATCCGAATATCCGCTGCATCTGTACCAGCAGTAATACTGCCTTTTCTCTTGCAAGACGAGGGATGGGTGCTACGTTTCTTCCGGAAATTTATGCACGAACAACTTCCTTTCCGAATATTCATTTCTTCACCCCGGATCACTTTCATGACACCAGGGACATCTGTGCTGTCTATCGGAAAAATATTTATCATCACGCACAGTTCCAGGCGCTTCTTGCTCTCCTCCGCGAGATCGTCCCGGCAATCTACAGGGCAGCTTAG
- a CDS encoding LysR family transcriptional regulator has translation MNIEYLKYFSELAKIQHYGKAAKALNISQPGLSHAIKSLEEEYGVPLFQKEGRNVSLSHYGKELMKDVDEILGAYLRLEERAVGLRTEEKTVRIGSVYPLAPGTIPHMLKEFGATFPFIIYNRMTPEIAEGLLDGKYDIGFCSDLLKSDEIEYYPIRDSYIAVVVPKGHPLENRERISLKETAGYPQIMFSKTSGFRTLQEQIFAEEGIKVKPVCAAEEIEVITGLVENGFGISVLPYMDIVRLHNVVTIPVKTSGWNSKFYIARRKYGIRSEQEEAFFQYWKKKHH, from the coding sequence ATGAATATCGAATATTTAAAATATTTTTCAGAGCTGGCAAAAATCCAGCATTACGGAAAGGCGGCAAAGGCACTGAATATTTCACAGCCGGGACTCAGTCATGCGATCAAGTCGCTGGAAGAAGAGTACGGAGTTCCGCTGTTTCAAAAAGAAGGGCGAAATGTGAGCCTGAGTCATTACGGCAAAGAGCTGATGAAGGATGTGGATGAAATTCTGGGAGCGTATCTTCGTCTGGAAGAGCGGGCGGTAGGACTTCGGACGGAAGAGAAAACGGTGCGGATCGGCAGTGTGTATCCTCTGGCACCGGGGACGATTCCACATATGCTGAAAGAGTTTGGGGCGACATTTCCATTTATCATCTACAATCGGATGACACCGGAGATCGCAGAAGGACTTTTGGATGGAAAATATGATATCGGCTTTTGTTCGGATCTTTTGAAATCGGATGAGATCGAATATTATCCGATTCGGGATTCATATATCGCAGTAGTGGTTCCGAAGGGACATCCGCTTGAAAATAGAGAACGGATCAGTCTGAAAGAGACAGCTGGATACCCACAGATCATGTTTTCCAAGACCAGCGGTTTCCGTACTCTGCAGGAGCAGATTTTTGCAGAAGAAGGAATTAAGGTAAAGCCGGTATGTGCTGCGGAAGAGATTGAAGTTATCACAGGACTTGTGGAGAATGGGTTCGGGATTTCCGTATTGCCGTATATGGATATCGTGCGGTTGCATAATGTGGTGACGATTCCGGTGAAGACTTCAGGGTGGAATTCCAAATTCTACATTGCGAGAAGAAAGTATGGAATCCGCTCAGAGCAGGAGGAGGCATTTTTTCAGTACTGGAAGAAAAAACATCATTAA
- a CDS encoding dihydroorotase, with protein MIIKNGLVIDPASGLSEKMDLLIEDGIIKEMASLITKEGEEVLDAAGLVVAPGLIDTHVHFRDPGFTYKETIHTGALASAKGGFTSVICMANTSPTVDSVPVLKDNLSRASKEKIRIFQAASISCNLKGQEETDMDALKEAGACGFTDDGIPLLNAEFCFHAMEKAAKLNVPVSLHEEDPSFIRNNGISHGKVSDALGIYGSPSIAEESLVARDCMLALKSSADVVIQHISSGISVDLVRTYKKMGAKLHAEATPHHFTLTEDAVLEHGTLAKMNPPLRTEKDRQAIIQGLADGTIDLIATDHAPHSKKEKAKPITEAPSGIIGLETSLALGITSLVRPGHLSLIQLLEKMTINPAKLYHLPYGQLAEGKAADLVIFDENECWTPTEYASLSSNSPFTGTPMYGKVKYTICGGKIVYHD; from the coding sequence ATGATTATCAAAAACGGACTTGTCATCGATCCTGCTTCCGGACTTTCCGAAAAAATGGATCTTCTGATTGAAGATGGCATCATCAAAGAAATGGCATCCCTGATTACAAAAGAAGGAGAGGAAGTCCTTGACGCAGCCGGGCTTGTGGTTGCACCGGGACTGATTGACACCCACGTTCATTTCCGTGATCCGGGATTTACTTATAAAGAAACCATCCACACCGGCGCACTTGCCTCTGCAAAAGGCGGTTTTACTTCCGTGATCTGCATGGCAAATACTTCCCCGACTGTGGACTCTGTTCCGGTTCTCAAAGACAACCTTTCGCGTGCTTCCAAAGAAAAGATCCGTATCTTCCAGGCTGCTTCGATTTCCTGCAACCTGAAAGGGCAGGAAGAAACCGATATGGACGCCTTAAAAGAAGCAGGCGCATGTGGATTTACCGATGACGGGATCCCACTTCTAAACGCAGAATTCTGCTTCCACGCAATGGAAAAGGCGGCAAAGCTTAACGTACCGGTCAGCCTTCACGAAGAAGATCCTTCTTTCATCCGCAACAACGGAATCAGCCACGGAAAGGTATCCGATGCGCTTGGCATCTACGGTTCTCCTTCCATTGCAGAAGAATCTCTGGTTGCAAGAGACTGCATGCTGGCACTGAAATCCAGCGCCGATGTTGTGATTCAGCATATCAGCTCCGGTATCTCTGTCGATCTGGTTCGTACTTATAAGAAAATGGGTGCAAAACTTCACGCCGAAGCCACACCGCATCATTTTACACTGACGGAAGACGCAGTCCTTGAGCATGGAACACTTGCGAAAATGAATCCGCCGCTCCGTACCGAAAAGGACCGTCAGGCGATTATTCAGGGACTTGCAGATGGAACCATCGACTTGATTGCCACCGACCATGCACCGCACAGCAAAAAAGAAAAAGCAAAACCAATCACCGAAGCTCCAAGCGGAATCATCGGTCTGGAGACTTCCCTTGCCCTTGGCATCACAAGCCTTGTAAGACCGGGACATTTATCTCTTATTCAGCTTCTGGAAAAGATGACCATCAATCCTGCAAAGCTTTACCACCTTCCATACGGACAGCTCGCCGAAGGAAAAGCAGCTGACCTTGTGATCTTCGATGAAAACGAATGTTGGACTCCAACCGAGTATGCATCCCTTTCATCCAACTCACCATTTACCGGAACGCCTATGTATGGCAAAGTGAAGTATACGATCTGTGGTGGGAAAATCGTATATCATGATTAA
- a CDS encoding beta-class carbonic anhydrase, giving the protein MIEQIVEYNKKFVENKGYEPYLTSKYPNKKLAVLTCMDTRLTELLPAALGLKNGDAKIIKNAGGVITHPYGSVVRSLLVAILELGVEQVMVIGHTDCGVQGMDGNELLGELVERGIDKEHIDIVRHSGIDLEKWLGGFESVEKSVEETVHTLKTHPLMPKDIKIKGFIMDSETGALTEV; this is encoded by the coding sequence ATGATAGAACAGATTGTAGAGTATAATAAGAAATTCGTGGAAAATAAAGGCTATGAGCCGTACCTGACCAGCAAGTACCCGAACAAGAAGCTTGCCGTGCTGACCTGTATGGATACCCGTCTGACAGAGCTTCTTCCGGCAGCGCTGGGGCTGAAAAACGGAGATGCAAAGATTATCAAGAATGCAGGTGGAGTCATTACGCATCCATACGGAAGTGTGGTCAGAAGCCTTCTGGTTGCGATTCTGGAGCTTGGTGTGGAGCAGGTTATGGTCATCGGACACACTGACTGCGGCGTGCAGGGAATGGATGGAAATGAACTGTTAGGAGAACTGGTAGAGCGCGGAATCGACAAAGAACATATTGATATCGTAAGACACAGCGGAATTGATCTGGAAAAATGGCTGGGTGGATTTGAATCTGTGGAGAAGTCGGTAGAAGAGACTGTGCATACACTGAAGACACATCCATTGATGCCGAAGGATATTAAGATCAAGGGATTCATTATGGATTCGGAGACAGGGGCGCTTACGGAAGTGTAA
- a CDS encoding DUF6198 family protein: MNKKKFHLAGEVALLIVLLINSLGVDLMSKSGFGISTISSVPLVFNIAFPVFSFGTWNYIFQTLLVITLMILKRSFCPGYLFSFVVGIGFGKMIDVHNAWIQALPNSLPLHTIYFLAGFLLVCFGICLANNCMLPIIPTDIFPRDLSGIVKKNYKIVKTTFDLTCLTTTVVLSLAILHGFYGIGIGTVFCAFLTGKTVSAIQSFLGKHVEFYRATGKKRVALEKNMRHA; the protein is encoded by the coding sequence ATGAATAAAAAAAAATTTCATCTGGCCGGAGAAGTCGCTCTGCTCATCGTCCTGCTGATCAATTCACTCGGCGTGGATCTGATGTCAAAAAGCGGATTCGGGATCTCAACGATCTCCTCAGTGCCGCTTGTATTTAACATCGCCTTCCCGGTGTTCAGTTTCGGAACATGGAATTATATTTTCCAGACACTGCTTGTCATTACACTGATGATCCTCAAGCGTTCATTCTGCCCCGGCTACCTTTTCTCTTTCGTAGTCGGGATCGGATTTGGAAAAATGATCGACGTACACAACGCATGGATCCAGGCTCTGCCGAACTCCCTGCCTCTTCACACGATTTATTTCCTGGCAGGATTCTTACTGGTATGCTTCGGTATCTGCCTTGCCAACAACTGTATGCTTCCAATCATCCCGACAGATATCTTCCCTCGCGATCTGTCCGGTATTGTAAAAAAGAACTATAAAATCGTTAAGACAACCTTCGATCTCACCTGTCTGACGACTACTGTGGTTCTTTCCCTTGCAATCCTCCACGGATTCTATGGCATCGGAATCGGCACTGTCTTCTGTGCATTCCTGACTGGAAAAACCGTTTCCGCCATCCAGAGTTTTCTTGGAAAACACGTGGAATTCTACCGTGCAACTGGGAAAAAGAGAGTTGCTCTTGAAAAGAATATGAGACATGCATAA
- a CDS encoding chromate transporter, producing MSKERIKNGLMLFAFFFKIGCFTFGGGWSILAQMEQEFVDKRKLITKEELLDMVAVGKSVPGIMITNISMLFGYYVGGWFGGVCAVLGMTCPAVLILSFVTAFYKVLNSNVWCYAALRGIRCAVVPIMGSAALSLGKEAFRRKSAIPICALALALCVFTDISNVVMIVAGVILALSIRAVKKTRGGQTA from the coding sequence ATGAGTAAAGAGAGAATCAAAAATGGACTGATGCTGTTTGCATTTTTCTTTAAGATAGGATGTTTTACATTTGGAGGCGGATGGAGCATTCTGGCGCAGATGGAGCAGGAGTTTGTAGATAAACGAAAGCTGATCACAAAAGAGGAACTGCTGGATATGGTTGCAGTTGGAAAGTCAGTTCCCGGAATTATGATCACCAATATCAGTATGCTGTTTGGCTATTATGTAGGTGGCTGGTTCGGAGGTGTCTGTGCAGTACTCGGAATGACCTGTCCGGCGGTTCTGATCCTGTCGTTTGTTACTGCATTTTATAAGGTGCTGAATAGTAATGTCTGGTGCTATGCGGCACTTCGCGGAATCCGCTGTGCGGTAGTTCCGATTATGGGAAGTGCGGCACTTTCACTGGGGAAAGAAGCGTTCCGCAGAAAATCAGCAATCCCGATCTGTGCGTTAGCACTGGCGCTCTGTGTATTTACGGATATCAGTAATGTGGTGATGATCGTAGCGGGAGTGATACTGGCGCTTTCTATAAGAGCGGTGAAAAAGACAAGAGGAGGACAGACGGCATGA
- a CDS encoding Na/Pi cotransporter family protein, which translates to MNEKIQIIFGLLGGLAVFIYGMNMMSECLQKAAGDKMKSILALLTKNPLLGVLAGALTTAVLQSSSATTVMAIGFVSAGLMNLPQAISIIFGANIGTTMTAQIIAFKISDYIYVIIFIGFLISFVTKSEKVKSIGQTIFAFGLLFLGIETMGDVMKPLASSPVFTDLIGRVAHIPVLGVAVGTFMTLVVQSSSATIAVLQNFASQPGPDGVTSILGLAGAIPILLGDNIGTTITALLASIGQSKDAKRTAVAHCIFNISGCFLFIWFVKPFAALIQNISPKGPEIEAISRQIANAHTVFNITMTLIWVCLIKLMVKIVMTLIPDGKKGVEDPGSPIYLDENIISQPAAALQLVAKEIFRMSDQVRDILKKTIELVKNEEVKSIDGLKENGEQVERLGKCITEYLAALFSSGLLTEQQAAQTASLMCVLSDVERMGTLSVEMAECMLERSDRKYKYTPEAMDELQKSLKVLNKMFCDSLKALQGDDGIEPGKMMKRKDKLLDLDIKMRKAHIERVNKGKCKASLTAPFTNILHLIDRMGNSCINLADVAESGTSMKYFMLEEK; encoded by the coding sequence ATGAACGAGAAAATTCAGATCATTTTTGGACTGCTTGGCGGTCTGGCAGTTTTTATCTATGGAATGAATATGATGAGTGAATGTCTGCAAAAGGCGGCGGGCGATAAAATGAAAAGCATTCTTGCACTTCTGACGAAGAATCCGCTTCTGGGTGTGCTTGCCGGTGCGCTCACAACCGCGGTACTCCAGAGCAGCAGTGCGACGACAGTTATGGCGATCGGTTTCGTAAGTGCGGGACTGATGAACCTGCCACAGGCAATTTCCATCATTTTTGGTGCAAATATTGGTACAACCATGACAGCGCAGATTATTGCGTTTAAGATCAGTGACTATATTTATGTGATTATTTTTATAGGATTTCTGATTTCATTTGTAACAAAATCAGAGAAAGTAAAAAGTATCGGCCAGACGATTTTTGCCTTTGGTCTTTTGTTCCTTGGAATTGAAACAATGGGAGATGTCATGAAACCATTGGCATCCAGTCCGGTATTCACAGACTTGATCGGACGGGTTGCACATATTCCGGTACTTGGTGTGGCAGTTGGTACATTTATGACGCTGGTTGTACAGAGCAGTAGTGCAACGATCGCAGTCTTGCAGAACTTCGCTTCCCAGCCGGGACCGGACGGGGTTACGAGTATACTTGGGCTTGCAGGAGCAATCCCGATTCTTTTAGGTGATAATATCGGTACAACGATCACAGCACTCCTTGCCAGTATCGGACAGTCAAAAGATGCGAAGAGAACCGCTGTGGCGCATTGTATTTTTAATATTTCCGGCTGCTTTTTGTTTATCTGGTTCGTAAAACCATTTGCGGCACTGATCCAGAACATTTCGCCGAAAGGTCCGGAGATTGAAGCGATTTCCAGACAGATTGCAAATGCACATACTGTATTTAACATCACAATGACACTGATCTGGGTATGCCTGATTAAACTGATGGTGAAGATTGTCATGACACTGATTCCGGATGGCAAAAAAGGTGTTGAAGATCCAGGCAGCCCGATTTATCTGGATGAAAATATCATCAGTCAGCCGGCAGCAGCGCTGCAGCTTGTGGCAAAAGAGATTTTCCGTATGAGTGACCAGGTAAGAGATATTCTGAAGAAAACGATTGAGCTTGTGAAAAATGAAGAAGTGAAATCCATTGACGGTCTGAAAGAAAACGGAGAACAGGTTGAACGCCTTGGAAAGTGTATTACCGAATATCTTGCAGCTTTGTTTTCTTCAGGTTTATTGACCGAGCAGCAGGCAGCGCAGACGGCGAGCCTCATGTGTGTACTCAGCGATGTGGAACGTATGGGAACCTTAAGTGTGGAAATGGCAGAATGTATGTTGGAAAGATCAGACCGGAAGTATAAATATACACCGGAAGCGATGGATGAGCTGCAGAAGAGTTTGAAGGTACTGAATAAGATGTTCTGTGATTCTCTGAAGGCACTGCAGGGAGATGATGGTATCGAACCAGGCAAGATGATGAAGCGAAAGGATAAGCTTCTGGATCTGGATATCAAGATGCGGAAAGCGCATATTGAGCGTGTCAATAAAGGAAAATGTAAGGCAAGCCTTACTGCTCCGTTTACCAATATCCTGCATCTGATCGACCGTATGGGAAACAGTTGTATCAATCTTGCGGATGTGGCGGAAAGCGGAACAAGTATGAAATACTTTATGCTGGAAGAAAAATAA
- a CDS encoding SLC13 family permease — MLSFIIIAAIFIAVIIGYKTGFNTGFFAIVFAYLIGAFLLGMTPKEIISGWPVSTMFVIFSVSLFYNFALANGTLEKTARWLLYAFRKAPGLLPFALYAASAGIAALGAGFFTVMAFMAPLTLLICDEAKMSKLVGAIAINCGALSGANFMTSGSGIIYRGLMEGGGYADQSFRYTAVIFIASVIFSLLLIAFFRYVPKSNRQIGQGVTFDKPEPFTDLQKKNLSLMITMILVVLIFPVLHILLPDIQVITFINSKMDVGLVAIIFSAIALFLKLAPQKEVIAKVPWNTIIMICGVGMLINVAISAGTIDLLASWAGSSLPAWFIPIAFSLIGAVMSFFSSTLGVVCPALFPLVSSLAHTAGIDPMILFTCIVIGAQSSAISPFSSGGSLIMGSCATEEERNTMFPKLLFQAVPISMISAVLFNTVLSFLL, encoded by the coding sequence ATGCTTAGTTTCATCATCATAGCGGCAATCTTTATTGCCGTAATCATTGGATATAAAACTGGTTTTAACACCGGATTTTTTGCAATCGTGTTTGCCTATCTGATCGGTGCTTTCCTTCTTGGCATGACACCAAAGGAAATTATCAGCGGATGGCCTGTCAGTACAATGTTTGTCATCTTTTCCGTATCACTGTTCTATAATTTTGCACTGGCAAACGGAACTCTCGAAAAAACTGCACGCTGGCTGCTGTATGCATTCCGCAAGGCTCCGGGGCTTCTTCCTTTTGCCCTCTATGCAGCCAGCGCAGGAATCGCCGCACTTGGAGCCGGATTCTTTACAGTCATGGCTTTTATGGCTCCTCTGACTCTTCTGATCTGTGACGAGGCAAAGATGAGCAAACTGGTCGGGGCAATCGCAATCAACTGCGGTGCACTATCTGGTGCCAACTTTATGACCAGCGGAAGTGGGATCATTTATCGCGGACTTATGGAAGGAGGCGGCTATGCAGACCAGTCTTTCCGCTATACTGCTGTCATTTTCATCGCAAGTGTGATCTTTTCCCTGCTTCTGATCGCTTTTTTCAGATACGTTCCGAAAAGCAACCGTCAGATCGGACAAGGTGTTACCTTTGATAAACCGGAACCTTTTACAGATCTTCAGAAGAAAAATCTTTCTCTGATGATCACCATGATCCTGGTCGTCCTTATTTTTCCGGTTCTTCATATTCTTTTACCTGATATACAAGTAATCACTTTTATTAACAGCAAAATGGATGTCGGACTTGTAGCAATCATCTTCTCAGCAATTGCACTGTTCCTGAAACTTGCGCCTCAGAAAGAAGTGATCGCAAAAGTTCCGTGGAATACCATTATCATGATCTGCGGTGTCGGTATGCTGATCAATGTGGCAATTTCTGCCGGAACCATCGACCTGTTAGCTTCCTGGGCCGGAAGCAGTCTCCCGGCCTGGTTCATTCCGATCGCATTCAGTCTGATCGGTGCGGTTATGAGCTTTTTCTCCAGCACCTTAGGTGTTGTATGTCCGGCTCTCTTTCCACTGGTGTCCTCTCTTGCCCATACAGCAGGAATCGATCCGATGATTTTATTTACCTGCATCGTGATCGGTGCACAGAGTTCAGCGATCTCCCCGTTTTCATCCGGCGGAAGCCTGATCATGGGATCATGTGCTACAGAAGAAGAACGAAACACAATGTTCCCGAAGCTTCTGTTCCAGGCAGTTCCGATCAGTATGATCTCTGCGGTTTTATTTAATACAGTATTATCTTTTCTTTTATAA
- a CDS encoding ABC transporter permease, protein MKSPLRKRLPRELKGEIGKYLVVLILMIATIGFVSGFLVADGSMIKAYNEGFEKYKIEDGNFRVKKKITKAQQENIEKNGVTLYENFYLEEALDNGSTMRIFKNREEINLVCLMEGKLPEKAGEMAIDRMYADNNKISVGDTLKSGSQKWKVTGFVALSDYSCLFQNNNDSMFDAIKFGVSVVTPEEFESLNQDKIQYSYSWVYDKEPKNEKQEKKMSEDLMEALGEEVTLESFVPQYLNQAITFTGDDMGSDRAMITMLLYMIIVIIAFVFGITISNTIRKEAGVIGTLRASGYTRKELIGHYMALPVIVTLIGAVIGNILGYTALKKVCAGMYYGSYSLPTYVTVWNAEAFWMTTVVPVLIMLVVNYGILRYKLRLSPLKFLRRDLSGSRRKRAVRLSPKLGIFHRFRLRVIFQNMSNYIVLFIGIIFANLLLFFGLLLPSVLSHYQQDIQSNMLAKYQYMLEVPVSAMSGNKLDSMLELLQFSYGTKTENEDAEAFSAYSLETLPSKYKTDEVILYGIKPDSKYIDADLEDGDGVYISSAYAEKFLLKPGDSITLKEKYEKTKYTFKVKGIYKYSGGICVFMPQEKLNDTFDLGNDYFSGYFSNSKIKDIDGKYIGSVLDLEALTKISRQLDVSMGNMMGMVNAFAIGIYMVVIYLLSKIIIEKNAQAISMTKILGYTNGEISRLYIWSTTIVVIICLLLSLPIEKAVMNVLFREMMLTSISGWIALWIDPKIYVEIFLIGIGTYAVVAMIEYRRIKHVPMDEALKNVE, encoded by the coding sequence ATGAAGAGTCCGTTGAGAAAACGGCTTCCGAGAGAACTGAAGGGAGAAATTGGAAAATACCTGGTGGTTCTGATCCTTATGATTGCAACGATTGGGTTTGTATCCGGCTTTCTGGTTGCTGACGGAAGCATGATAAAAGCATATAATGAAGGCTTTGAGAAATACAAGATTGAAGATGGAAATTTCCGGGTAAAGAAAAAAATTACCAAAGCACAACAGGAAAACATCGAGAAAAATGGTGTGACGCTGTATGAAAACTTTTATCTGGAAGAGGCACTGGATAATGGAAGTACCATGCGTATTTTCAAAAACAGGGAAGAGATCAACCTGGTGTGCCTGATGGAAGGAAAGCTTCCTGAAAAAGCAGGAGAAATGGCAATTGACCGTATGTATGCGGACAATAATAAGATTTCTGTCGGAGATACACTGAAAAGTGGTTCACAAAAGTGGAAAGTCACAGGATTTGTGGCACTGTCTGACTATAGCTGCCTGTTCCAGAACAATAATGACAGCATGTTTGATGCAATCAAATTCGGGGTATCGGTTGTAACACCGGAAGAGTTTGAATCTCTGAATCAGGATAAGATTCAGTACAGTTATTCCTGGGTGTATGACAAAGAACCGAAAAATGAAAAACAGGAAAAAAAGATGTCGGAAGATCTGATGGAAGCACTGGGGGAAGAAGTCACTCTGGAGTCTTTTGTGCCACAGTATCTGAACCAGGCAATTACATTTACCGGTGATGATATGGGGAGTGACCGTGCAATGATCACAATGCTCCTCTATATGATCATTGTGATCATTGCGTTTGTATTTGGAATCACGATCAGCAATACAATCCGGAAAGAAGCAGGCGTGATCGGAACTCTGCGGGCTTCTGGGTATACAAGAAAAGAACTGATCGGACATTACATGGCACTTCCGGTGATCGTCACGCTGATCGGTGCGGTGATCGGAAATATTCTGGGTTATACAGCACTGAAAAAAGTATGTGCGGGGATGTATTATGGAAGCTATAGTCTGCCGACCTATGTGACAGTATGGAATGCAGAGGCTTTCTGGATGACAACGGTGGTTCCGGTGCTGATCATGCTGGTAGTCAACTATGGAATCCTTCGTTACAAGCTGAGGCTTTCACCGCTGAAATTTCTGAGAAGAGATCTTTCTGGAAGTAGGCGGAAAAGAGCAGTCCGGCTAAGTCCGAAGCTTGGAATCTTTCATCGATTCCGGCTCCGTGTAATCTTCCAGAATATGAGCAATTACATTGTACTTTTTATTGGAATCATATTTGCGAATCTGCTTTTATTCTTTGGACTTTTGCTGCCGTCAGTACTTTCGCACTATCAGCAGGATATCCAGAGCAATATGCTTGCAAAATACCAGTATATGCTGGAGGTTCCGGTAAGTGCGATGAGCGGAAACAAACTGGACAGTATGCTGGAGCTTTTACAGTTCTCTTATGGAACAAAGACGGAAAATGAAGATGCGGAAGCGTTCAGCGCTTACTCATTGGAAACATTGCCAAGCAAATATAAGACAGATGAAGTGATCCTGTATGGAATCAAACCGGACAGTAAATATATCGATGCAGATCTGGAGGACGGTGACGGTGTCTATATTTCCAGTGCCTATGCAGAGAAGTTTCTGTTGAAGCCGGGCGACTCGATCACGTTGAAAGAAAAATATGAAAAGACAAAGTATACATTCAAGGTTAAAGGAATCTACAAATACAGCGGTGGAATCTGTGTCTTTATGCCACAGGAGAAGTTGAATGATACCTTTGATCTGGGAAACGATTATTTCAGTGGATATTTTTCCAATTCGAAGATCAAGGATATTGACGGAAAATACATCGGTTCGGTGCTTGATCTGGAAGCACTGACAAAGATTTCAAGACAGCTGGATGTATCTATGGGAAATATGATGGGGATGGTCAACGCATTTGCAATCGGTATTTATATGGTTGTGATCTATCTGTTATCCAAGATCATTATTGAGAAAAATGCACAGGCTATTTCCATGACGAAGATCCTGGGATATACCAATGGAGAGATCAGCAGGCTTTATATCTGGTCGACAACTATCGTGGTGATCATCTGTCTGCTTCTCAGCCTGCCGATTGAGAAAGCAGTTATGAATGTGCTGTTCCGGGAAATGATGCTGACCAGTATTTCCGGCTGGATCGCACTTTGGATCGATCCGAAGATCTATGTGGAAATATTCCTGATCGGAATCGGAACCTATGCAGTTGTGGCAATGATAGAATATCGAAGGATTAAACATGTGCCGATGGATGAGGCACTGAAAAATGTAGAGTAA
- a CDS encoding chromate transporter, with amino-acid sequence MIYLRLFTAFMKIGFTSFGGMSMIPVIMQEMKVNHWMTAEDLTNLIAIAEMTPGPLGINCATFAGMQTADVLGGIAAVMGVLMPAYTLALGVAVCFAKFRGNDIMSCMLNVIKPICIAMILAVILDLMQENYFPDARIDWFGCGIGVVMFYLILKKNWSVPKVIILATVFGIVGYGVLGIG; translated from the coding sequence ATGATCTATCTCAGACTTTTTACAGCGTTTATGAAAATCGGATTTACCAGCTTTGGCGGAATGTCGATGATCCCGGTTATTATGCAGGAGATGAAGGTCAATCATTGGATGACGGCGGAGGATCTGACTAACTTGATCGCTATCGCAGAAATGACACCGGGACCGCTTGGGATTAACTGTGCGACTTTTGCCGGGATGCAGACGGCAGATGTTCTGGGTGGGATTGCAGCGGTTATGGGCGTGCTGATGCCAGCTTATACGCTGGCGCTTGGCGTAGCGGTGTGCTTCGCAAAGTTCCGTGGCAATGATATTATGAGCTGTATGTTAAATGTGATCAAGCCGATCTGCATCGCAATGATCCTTGCGGTGATTCTGGATCTGATGCAGGAAAATTATTTTCCGGATGCGAGGATTGACTGGTTTGGGTGCGGGATCGGAGTGGTGATGTTCTATCTGATATTGAAGAAGAATTGGTCAGTACCGAAGGTGATCATTCTTGCGACGGTGTTTGGAATAGTTGGATATGGTGTGCTTGGGATTGGATAG